Part of the Candidatus Purcelliella pentastirinorum genome is shown below.
TAATATTTTATTTTTTTAACTTGATGATAAAATTTTTTTAAGTTTTTTATTTTGTTATATTAAATATGCAAAGTTTTACTTTACTATTGATTGTTGTATTTATAATAGAAGTATTTATAATTTATCAGCGATTATTAAATCTTTTTTTTGTATAAGCGACATAATTACAGTTTATCTTGTTGCGTATCCTGAGGCGAATAATATAATTTTTTTATAATTTAACTATTTAGTTGTTTTTTTTAAATAATTTATTTTTTATGCTATGTTTATTAATATAATGAGATTATCTTTATCTAATTATATTTATTTCAACACCCTATCTTCATTTTTAAATGATTTTTTTCATGATTTAATACTAAATAATTTTTATTAGAAAAATTTATATATTTTTTTTCATAATTTGTATAAATCTTGAGTTGATATTTTATTTAGTAATATATGTGTGTAGATTTTTTTTATTATTTTATTTATTATTTTTATATATAAGTTCATAAATTTATAATGCAGCATTGTAATAAAGAGTTTTTGTTTTTTTTTCTATTTTTTTTATTTTTTGTTTTTTATATTTATTTATTCCTAATTTATTAAATAATTTATTATCTTTTTTTTGAGAATTGTTTTTTGTTGTTAGTAATTTACAACCATAAAATATTGAATTGGCACCTGCCATAAAACACATGGCTTGTGTTTGTTCGTTCATTTTTTCTCTTCCAGCAGATAATCTTACATATGATTTTTGCATCATTATTCTTGTTACTGCTATCATACGTATAAAATCAAATGGGTCTATTATTTTATTTTTTTCTAAGGGTGTTCCTTTAATATTTACCAGCATATTTATAGGTATGCTTGTTGGTTGTTTTTTAAGATTTGCTAATTGTATTAATAAATTAGCTCTATCTTCTATTGATTCTCCTAGCCCAATAATACCTCCTGAACATATTTTTATTCCAGCATTACTTATATTATTAATAGTATCTATTCGATCTTGATATTTTCTAGTGGTTATAATTTTTTTATAAAATTTTGGTGATGTGTCTAAATTATGGTTATAAAAATCTAATCCTGCTTTTGCTAATTTTTTAGCTTGTTTGTTGTTTACTCCTCCTAGTGTCATACAAGTTTCTATACCTATTTTTTTTATTTTTTTTATTATATTTTCTAAGTATGGAATATCTCTGTCATTAATATTACTCCATGCTGCCCCCATGCAAAAACGTTGTGATCCTGCTTTTTTTGCTTTTTTTGCTGCAATTAAAATTTTTTTTGTATCAATTAATTTATTTATTTTTGTATTTGTTTTATATCTTGAGCTTTGTGAACAATATTTACAGTCTTCCGGACATAATCCTGTTTTTATTGATAAGAGCATACTAATCTGTATTATATTAGGATCAAAATGTTTTCTATGTATTTTCTGAGCTTTATACATTAAATCTAAAAATGATTTATTAAATAATTTTTTAACTTTATCTATAGTCCATATATTGTGCATTATTATTCCTGTTTTGTTATATTATTAATAATATTTTATTTATAAAATAAAACTTTTTATTCTTTTTTGCAATATTAATTATAAAATAATTTTATTTAAATTTTGATAAAAAGTATATTTGTCATCTGTATACTTCAATGTTTACTACTTTACTTGTTATTTGATTGATTATGCATATGATATATATATAAAATTATATAAAGGTAATAAATTAATTTATGTAATTTTTTCTTGGTGAGGTTTTATTTATATATATAATAATAAATTTATTAATGATATTTTAAAATATTAGATAGATAAAATTACTTATTTTATGTTCAGTGGTATTAAATATATTTTTTTAATTAAATTTTGTGAAAAGTTATTAGAGTTTTTACTTTGTTAATTAGAATATATATTTTATCTGATATTGTTTTATTTAGCTTTAGGTTGTATTAAAGATGTTTTTATAATATTAGATCAAATTTTAGGTTAAGAACAATATAATTTTATTAGTATAAGACGATTTTATCATGTAGATACGATTTCTGTTATGTTTATTTCGTATTTAAGTAATTATATGTATAAAATTTATTTAAATTTTTTGTTTATTCAATTATTTATTAATAAGTTGAATGTGGATTTTATGATAAATAGAAAGAAAAATATTTTGATAGGATTGATATTTTTTTAAGTACGTATCATAATTTATTCAATAATATTAGAACTTATTATTTAGGCTATAGGTAGTATGAATTTTTATCATCCTAAATATTTGTACAAATTAAAATTATTATGTAATAAATATGAAATATTTTTGATTTATAATAAAATTTATACTGGTTTTAGTCGTACTAATAAATTTTTTGTTTTTGAATATTTTAATATTGTTTTTTTATGTATTGGAAAGGTTATTATTGCTGATATTATGATTTTAGCGGTTACAATTAATAGCAGCTATAATTGATAAGGTAAGTTATTTTATGCATGGATTATATCAATTATTTAGCATGTTTATTTGTTGTAGTTATTATATATAAATAATTGGAAATTGTAGTTTTTAACATTTATATTTGGATAAAAATAGGTTTATTTTCTTTAATTAACCATTATAATTCTAATATATTAGGTGTTCGTATGGAGTTTTAGAATTAGAATATAAAATAAATTTATTTCATGTACAAAAATTATTTTTAAAAAATGGTGTTTGGATAAGATTATTTGACAGAATAATATATCTTGTTCACCTAATATAATTAGTGAGTAATTTATAATAAAATTGTTTAATTCTATATATTTTATATTAAATAAATTTGACATATTTATTTATGATTAAAGTATAATTATTTTTTTATTAAATTTGTTATTATCCACATAGGATTATTGCCTGTATTATAGCAATTTATATAACTTAATCTGCCATTTTCTTTTTTTAAAATTTTATAAATGGTTAATGAATTACTTTTTTGTCCAACTGAAATTAGATATTTTCCATAATAATCAATGTTAAATGCTCTAGGACAGGTTTCTGTTTTAAAGTGTCCAGTTATTGATATTTTATTACCTTCTTTATTTATTTTAAATGATGTTATAATATTTAATGCTCTGTCAGAAGTATATAGATATTTATTGTTTGGTGTTATATGAATATCTGCACCCCATCTTTTTTTATTGTATTTATATGGCATAGTATCTATAGTTTGTATTATTTTTATTTTTTTTTTGTTTTTATTTTTAAGATTTAAAATATTTATTGTACTATCTAATTCATTTATACAATAAGCATATTCATTTTTATTATGAAAAGTCATGTGTCTAGGTCCTGATTTTTTTTTTGTTTTTATTTTTATTTGTTTATGATGTACTAATTTTTTATTTTTATTTAATTCATATATATATATGCAATCTTCTTTTAATGTTGGAATTAAAAATATATTTTTTTTTAGGTATAAATTTGTTGAATGACAACCATGTAATTTATTTATAGTTTGTTTATATTTTTTAGGTATTCCATATTTAGATATTTTATAGATATCAATACAATTATAATTATATGACGTTACAAATAACAAATTATTAATATAGTCTATTTCTAAATGGTTAGATGTTATTAATAATGGTGTTTGTTCTATTTCTTCTAATTTTCCATCTTTTTGAATTTTGTATGTTATAATTTTATTTTTAGATCTTACGCCTGCATATAATATTAATTTATTTTTATTAATTATTATCGGTTGTACGTACCCATTTGTGTATATATTTTGTATTTCATGTAATTTTCCTTCATTATCCAGTGTTAATATTATTATTTTTTTACTGTCATAATTAGATATATATATATTTTGTTTCATATATGTTTTTTTTAAGATTTAATTTATTTTTTTTTATTTTATTTTATATATGCTATAGGTTATATTTTTTGTGTATTTTGTCTTATATATTTCCCAATTTTTAGGAAGTTTAATATTTTTGTCTTTATTATTTTTTTCTATATAGATTAAAGATTTATTTTTCAGACATTTATTAATTTTTATTATTTTTACTATTTGTGTTATTAAGTTTGTTTTAAAGGGTGGATCTATAAATATTAAATTATATTTTTTTTTAGTTTTTTTTATCCATTTTAATGCATTTGTATTTATTATTTTTGTATTTAATATTTTTAATTTTTTAATATTCTTTTTTAATATTTTTATGATATATTTATTTTTTTCTAAAAATGTGACTGAAGATGCGTTTCTTGATAAAGCTTCTAGACCAAGTGACCCGCTCCCAGCAAAACAATCTAAACAGGATGATTTATAGATATATGGTTCAATCCAATTAAATAAAGTTTCTTTTATAATATCTTTTGTAGGTTTTAATTTTTTTATATTAGGTATTATTATTTTTTTACCTTTCCATTTACCACTTATTATACGTATTATTTTTATGTTTTTTTTCATTTTTTAGTTTTATTATTATTTTACGATTATTATATTTATATAGTAATATAATATCATTATTATTTAATTATTTATTTTTTTATTAAAAATATAAATTTTATTATTTTTGAATGTTTATATCAGCAAAATTTTATTTTATATGCGAGGTTTTAATGAATAGTGAATTACAAATTTCTTTTATTTCTCCTTTAGGAAATTTAGAGTCCTATATTAAAGCAGCTAATTCTTGGCCGATATTATCTGCAGGTAAAGAACAAGTATTAGCTAAAAAATTATATAATCATTGTGATTTAAATTCTGCAAAAATATTAATTTTATCACATTTACGATTTGTAATTCATATAGCGCGTAATTATTCTGGTTATGGTTTACAGCAAGCTGATTTAATTCAAGAAGGAAATATAGGATTAATGAAAGCCGTTAAAAGATTTAATCCTAATATTGGTGTACGTTTAGTGTCTTTTGCTGTACATTGGATTAAAGCTGAAATTCATGAATATGTTTTAAGGAATTGGCGTATTGTTAAGGTAGCTACCACTAAAGCACAACGTAAATTATTTTTTAATTTACGTAAGACTAAAAAAAGAATGGGTTGGTTTAATCAAGAAGAATTAAATAGAGTTGCTGAAGAATTAGGTGTAAGTAGAAAAGATGTTCGTGAGATGGAATCTAGGATGTCCGCACAAGATATTACGTTTGATATACCTATTGATGATGAGTTGATTAATAATAAGTCTTTAGCTCCTGTGTATTATTTAAGAGATAAAACATCTAATTTTGCTGATTATTTTGAAAAAAAAGATTGGGAAAATAGTACTACTAATAAATTAAACCATGCTATGAAAGTCTTGGATGATCGTAGTAAACATATTATTTTTTCTAGATGGTTGAATGATAACAAAAAGATTACATTACAAGAATTAGCTAATTTTTATGGTTTATCAGCTGAACGAGTTAGACAGCTTGAAAGGAGTGCGATGAAAAAATTACGTGCTGAAATTGAATCTTAATATTTTAATAGATATTTATTTTAGATTTTTGTTTTATATATTAAAATATACTTGTATTATATAAGTTATATTAATATATCATTGTTTTTTATTAATTTTTTTATTTTTATATATTAAGTAAATTTTGTTTTTATTAATAATATATTTAATTTTAATTTTTTTATTTTATTATTTATGGAATATTTAGATATTACATGTTTGATAGGCGTAGTTTTTATAATAAAGATGATTTAATTTCTTCCGGGTATGGTAGATTATTTGGATCTGATGGTCCATCTTTACCAATTGGTAAAATGTTAATGGTAGATCGTATTATCAAAATAAATAATAATGGTGGTTGTTATAAAAAAGGTTATGTAGAAGCTGAATTAGATATTTTTTCTAATTTATGGTTTTTTAATTATCATTTTGTTAATGATCCGGTTATGCCTGGTTGTTTAGGTTTAGATGCTATGTGGCAGTTAGTTGGTTTTTATTTAGGTTGGTTGGGATATAAAGGGAAAGGAAGAGCTTTAGGAGTTGGTGAAGTTAAATTCACTGGTCAAATTTTACCTAATACTAAAAAAGTTACATATTGTGTTCATTTTAGACGTATTATTAATAGAAGATTAGTTTTAGGAATTGCAAATGGTAAAGTTATTGTAGATGATAGAGTGATTTATATGGCATCAGATTTAAAAGTTGGTTTATTTAAAGATATTTTATTTTTTTAGTTTTATTTATAAGTTTTTTTTATTTTTATGTTATTTTAAGTATTAAAATTATTTTAAATAGATTATATATAAAATATATTTATTATAGTTTTATTTTTTTAAAATATTTTATAAAGTTAAGATTTTATTTTAATTTAAATAAATAGTAATTTCTTATAATAATATAAAGGATTATTAATTTTGCATTATTATTCTATGAAATACTATATTGAAAAGTTGATTTCTTCAAATGATATAAATTCAAAGGTTAATTATTTAGGTAAACGAATTACGCAAGATTATTATAATATAAGTAAAAAATTTATATTGATTGGTTTATTGAGAGGATCTTTTATTTTTGTATCTGATTTATGTAGAGTAATTAATATTCCTCATGAAGTAGATTTTATGACTGTATCAAGTTATGGTAGTAATATGTTTTCTTCTAGAGATGTTAAGATTATTAAAGATTTAGATGGAAATATTTATGATAAAGATGTATTAATTATTGAAGATATAATAGATTCTGGTTATACCATAAGTAAAGTTTATGAAATGTTATTATTACGTAAACCTAATTCATTATCTATTTGCACTTTATTAGATAAACCATCATGTAGAGAAGTCAATATATTTATTAAATATATTGGATTCACTATATCTAATGAATTTGTTATTGGTTATGGTATTGATTATAATCAAAATTATAGACATTTATCTTATATAGGAAAGGTTGTTGTTAATTAAAAATATTTTATTTATTATTTATAAATTTTTAAATTAATATTATAAATTTGGTTGATTTTAAAATTAATTTTATTTTATTTTTTTTTATTTAGGGTTTTTATTTATGAAGTATGCACTTGAATTAATAAATATTAGTAAAATATATTGTAATAAAATTTATGCTCTTAAAGATATATCTTTAAATGTAAAAATAGGTGATTTTTATGCGTTATTGGGTCCTAATGGTGCTGGTAAATCTACAGCTATTGGTATTGTTACTTCTTTAGTTAATAAAACTACTGGTAAAATATTTGTTTTTGGTCATGATTTAGAAGTTGATACTGTTAATGCAAAGCGTCATTTAGGGTTAGTACCTCAGGAATTTAATTTTAATCCATTTGAAACAGTTTTACAAATAGTAGTTAATCAAGCTGGTTATTACGGTGTTTGTAAATATGAAGCTCGTATTCGTGCTAAGAAGTATTTAGGTGAATTAAATTTATGGAATAGGAGAAATGAAGTAGCACGTATGTTATCTGGAGGTATGAAAAGGCGTTTAATGTTAGCTAGAACTTTAATGCATAATCCTAAATTATTAATTTTAGATGAACCTACAGCAGGTGTTGATATTGAATTACGTAGATTTATTTGGAAATATTTAAAAAATTTAAATTCTAATGGTGTAACTATAATTTTAACAACTCATTATTTAGAAGAAGCCGAAAATTTGTGTAAAAATATTGGTATATTTAATCGTGGTTTATTAATAGAAAATAGTTCAATGAAATTATTATTATCTAAATTAAAATATCAAACTTTTATATTTGATATTTTAATACAAAATAGAAATATAAATTTAAAAGGATTTAAGTATAAATTAATTGATCAATGTACATTGGAAGTTGAAGTTATGCGTAGTCAAGGTTTAAATTCTGTTTTTGATCAATTAAATTTACAAGGTATTCAAGTATTTAGTATGCGTAATAAATTTAATAGGTTGGAAGAATTATTTGTTAAACTTATTAAAAATAATAAAGGAGAAAATTTATGACCCAATTATATTGGGTGGCTTTAAAAAGTATATGGAGTAAGGAAATTAATAGATTTTCTAGAATATGGATTCAAACTATAATTCCTCCAGTTATTACCATGACTTTATATTTTATTATTTTTGGTAATCTAATTGGTGATCATATTGGAACTATGGATGGTTTTTGTTATATTAAATTTATTATGCCAGGTTTAATTATGATGTCGGTTATTACTAATTCTTATTCTAATGTTGCTTCATCATTTTTTAGTGCTAAATTTCAAAGGAATATTGAAGAATTATTAGTTGCTCCTGTTCCATCACATATAATAATTTTAGGATA
Proteins encoded:
- the rpoH gene encoding RNA polymerase sigma factor RpoH: MNSELQISFISPLGNLESYIKAANSWPILSAGKEQVLAKKLYNHCDLNSAKILILSHLRFVIHIARNYSGYGLQQADLIQEGNIGLMKAVKRFNPNIGVRLVSFAVHWIKAEIHEYVLRNWRIVKVATTKAQRKLFFNLRKTKKRMGWFNQEELNRVAEELGVSRKDVREMESRMSAQDITFDIPIDDELINNKSLAPVYYLRDKTSNFADYFEKKDWENSTTNKLNHAMKVLDDRSKHIIFSRWLNDNKKITLQELANFYGLSAERVRQLERSAMKKLRAEIES
- the rsmD gene encoding 16S rRNA (guanine(966)-N(2))-methyltransferase RsmD, coding for MKKNIKIIRIISGKWKGKKIIIPNIKKLKPTKDIIKETLFNWIEPYIYKSSCLDCFAGSGSLGLEALSRNASSVTFLEKNKYIIKILKKNIKKLKILNTKIINTNALKWIKKTKKKYNLIFIDPPFKTNLITQIVKIIKINKCLKNKSLIYIEKNNKDKNIKLPKNWEIYKTKYTKNITYSIYKIK
- the pgl gene encoding 6-phosphogluconolactonase, producing the protein MKQNIYISNYDSKKIIILTLDNEGKLHEIQNIYTNGYVQPIIINKNKLILYAGVRSKNKIITYKIQKDGKLEEIEQTPLLITSNHLEIDYINNLLFVTSYNYNCIDIYKISKYGIPKKYKQTINKLHGCHSTNLYLKKNIFLIPTLKEDCIYIYELNKNKKLVHHKQIKIKTKKKSGPRHMTFHNKNEYAYCINELDSTINILNLKNKNKKKIKIIQTIDTMPYKYNKKRWGADIHITPNNKYLYTSDRALNIITSFKINKEGNKISITGHFKTETCPRAFNIDYYGKYLISVGQKSNSLTIYKILKKENGRLSYINCYNTGNNPMWIITNLIKK
- the fabA gene encoding bifunctional 3-hydroxydecanoyl-ACP dehydratase/trans-2-decenoyl-ACP isomerase, translated to MFDRRSFYNKDDLISSGYGRLFGSDGPSLPIGKMLMVDRIIKINNNGGCYKKGYVEAELDIFSNLWFFNYHFVNDPVMPGCLGLDAMWQLVGFYLGWLGYKGKGRALGVGEVKFTGQILPNTKKVTYCVHFRRIINRRLVLGIANGKVIVDDRVIYMASDLKVGLFKDILFF
- the hpt gene encoding hypoxanthine phosphoribosyltransferase translates to MKYYIEKLISSNDINSKVNYLGKRITQDYYNISKKFILIGLLRGSFIFVSDLCRVINIPHEVDFMTVSSYGSNMFSSRDVKIIKDLDGNIYDKDVLIIEDIIDSGYTISKVYEMLLLRKPNSLSICTLLDKPSCREVNIFIKYIGFTISNEFVIGYGIDYNQNYRHLSYIGKVVVN
- a CDS encoding ABC transporter ATP-binding protein; the encoded protein is MKYALELINISKIYCNKIYALKDISLNVKIGDFYALLGPNGAGKSTAIGIVTSLVNKTTGKIFVFGHDLEVDTVNAKRHLGLVPQEFNFNPFETVLQIVVNQAGYYGVCKYEARIRAKKYLGELNLWNRRNEVARMLSGGMKRRLMLARTLMHNPKLLILDEPTAGVDIELRRFIWKYLKNLNSNGVTIILTTHYLEEAENLCKNIGIFNRGLLIENSSMKLLLSKLKYQTFIFDILIQNRNINLKGFKYKLIDQCTLEVEVMRSQGLNSVFDQLNLQGIQVFSMRNKFNRLEELFVKLIKNNKGENL
- the bioB gene encoding biotin synthase BioB, producing the protein MHNIWTIDKVKKLFNKSFLDLMYKAQKIHRKHFDPNIIQISMLLSIKTGLCPEDCKYCSQSSRYKTNTKINKLIDTKKILIAAKKAKKAGSQRFCMGAAWSNINDRDIPYLENIIKKIKKIGIETCMTLGGVNNKQAKKLAKAGLDFYNHNLDTSPKFYKKIITTRKYQDRIDTINNISNAGIKICSGGIIGLGESIEDRANLLIQLANLKKQPTSIPINMLVNIKGTPLEKNKIIDPFDFIRMIAVTRIMMQKSYVRLSAGREKMNEQTQAMCFMAGANSIFYGCKLLTTKNNSQKKDNKLFNKLGINKYKKQKIKKIEKKTKTLYYNAAL
- a CDS encoding aminotransferase class III-fold pyridoxal phosphate-dependent enzyme, which codes for MNFYHPKYLYKLKLLCNKYEIFLIYNKIYTGFSRTNKFFVFEYFNIVFLCIGKVIIADIMILAVTINSSYN